Below is a window of Camelina sativa cultivar DH55 chromosome 11, Cs, whole genome shotgun sequence DNA.
NNNNNNNNNNNNNNNNNNNNNNNNNNNNNNNNNNNNNNNNNNNNNNNNNNNNNNNNNNNNNNNNNNNNNNNNNNNNNNNNNNNNNNNNNNNNNNNNNNNNNNNNNNNNNNNNNNNNNNNNNNNNNNNNNNNNNNNNNNNNNNNNNNNNNNNNNNNNNNNNNNNNNNNNNNNNNNNNNNNNNNNNNNNNNNNNNNNNNNNNNNNNNNNNNNNNNNNNNNNNNNNNNNNNNNNNNNNNNNNNNNNNNNNNNNNNNNNNNNNNNNNNNNNNNNNNNNNNNNNNNNNNNNNNNNNNNNNNNNNNNNNNNNNNNNNNNNNNNNNNNNNNNNNNNNNTGAAAGGAATCCAGGATTGTTCCTTGTGGAACCAAGATTTTGCTTGGCCGCCGAGAAAATTGGAAACGAACGCCAACTTCTCCTTCTCTGAACACTCACCACCAACAAATTGAGCTTCAATCCTTGCGATCCACTGTTTTGGATCACCTCCGATGAAGATCGGAAGCTGTAAAGCTTGATGCGAAGACTCCGGTTGCATCGGACGTTTCTCAAGGTGATTCGACAACGCCGATAAAGTTTGCTTTATCTTTTTCAATGTCAAATCCAACGAATCGAACATCGGCTCATGTTCCGCCGACGTCTGCCGCAAACGCTGATGCTCACCGTCTAAGAACTTCAAACTCGCCTCATACTCCGCCATCGCCGTCGCGTTGAAGCTCCGATCTCAGTTTCACTGCACCAATGTAAGTTTTGTGATATCGTAACCTCTATAACTAACTCTTTATTGATAACCCAAACACTAACACACCATAGACGAAGGCAAGCACATCACAAGCTCTTCACCTAACAAAGATCAGAGACGAGAGCACATCACTCTCACACTAACCATTAGAGAGCACATCACTCTCTCACTAGCACATCGCTAGAACATTCAACAACAATAAGcataacgaagaagaagagcttcacgACTCTTTTAAGTTGATTCCTTAACCGCCAAGTCTCTTTCTCGTTCCAAGTATTTgctctcttctttatctctgtccacgtcatcctcttcttcacttaCTTCCTTATGAAGAATCGTATCATATTTTGACAATATATAGTCAACCCATCTTTATAAAAACAACTCacatctcttcttccaaatAGCCAGAGTGTTGATTCAACACAGAGGTGAATGGTGttctttactatttttttttttttgccttcttttGCTGCTTTTTATTCTTTGATCTATCTTTTGTACTTGTTTGGGTGAACATGAATCTCCtgtttatgttttggattaAATGTTGATACTTGAATCTGGAAGAAGACCTTCTAGATTAAAGATATCTTtgatttactaaaaaaaacttgttcacAATCTTGTTTCGCGATCTTAAATCAGTTTCTTTTCTGTCAACCAGGACCTTGAATTGTTTGTATAAACCTTGTTTGTGTTTCCTTAGTTAATAGCATATGCTTTCGTTTATAGAGATGATATTAATAAGCAAACATATTAATTAACTCCAAGGAAGTTTCATGTCTCACTAGGATGATCTGGACATGATATTTAGAGTAAATGATTTTAGATCTTTTCTGAACATCCTTTGGTGTTGCGTGTTCATCATAGTTGATTGTTGACTCCTGTGGTGAAGCAGGAAAGCAGTTATGGCTGAAGGAGTTGTGTCGTTTGGAGTTCAGAAGCTTTGGGAGCTCCTGAGTCAAGAATCTGAGCGATTGCAGGGAGTTGATGAGCAAGTTGATGAACTAAGATGTGAGTTGGGAAGGTTGTAGTCATTGTTGAAAGATGCAAATGCCAAGAAACATGATAGTGAAAGGGTGAGAAACTTCTTAGAAGATGTGAAGGAAATTGTTTATGATGCTGAGGATATAATCGAAGCCTTTCTTCTGAATGAATttagaggaaaacaaaaaggaataaAGAAGCATGTGAGTAGACTTGCTTGCTTCTTAGTGAATCACAGGAAATTTGCTTCAGATATCGAAGACATAACTAAGAGAATCTCTCGGGTGATTGGGAGAATGCAAAGTTTAGGGATACAACAGTTTATTGTTCATTATCTCTGCAAGACATACAAAGGGAGCAAAAGGAGATCCGACAAACGTTTCCTAGCAATTCTGAAAGCTATCTTATGGGAGTGGAGCAGAGTGTTGAAGAATTGGTTGGTCATTTGGTTCAGAATGATAACATTCATGTGGTTTCTATATCTGGGATGGGCGGTATTGGTAAAACTACAGTAGCTAGACAATTTTTTCATCATGATGTTGTCCGGCGTCATTTTGATGGTTTCGCGTGGGTCTGTGTTTCACAACAGTTTACACAGAAGCTTGTTTGGCAAAGGATCTTGCAAGAACTTCGACCACATGATGGGGATATTAAAGAGATTGACGAATACACACTACAAGATAACTCTTTCAATTGTTGGAAACTGGTAAATATTTGGTTGTCCTCGATGATGtttggaaagaagaagactgaGACCAAATAAAGCAGTGTTTTCGTGGAAAAAAGGGTAAGTTACATAATGTACATTCTTTTCTAATTTCACAAGTGATTAATAACGATACAAGTATATATTAGAATAGCCCGCCGACTTTTgtcaaaagctagctaatcaattgccagattcctttgttgacccaaagaaagttacaaaatcgtacatatcagcttgtaatgcaccattACGTATGGATGTTCAAAAGGGacacaatcaagttgctacagagtctaaggcatgtttgaaacgtggtagaccaataggttccaaagataagaaccctcgtaAATCAAAGAAAGGTGCAAttaaaaccgaggttaaggaaaccaTAGACATGACCGCGACATACCCTAAGGAACCGAtcaatgaggtttgggacgccaaacctcaaggtcctgaaggtattgataataatgagatctcaacaaactatatcatgtctggaattcaatggaaccgaaaagatgtcgacatcgatgaaatatttgcatataaggtagcacttgaaatcaataaggatcatgaacccacatcca
It encodes the following:
- the LOC109127321 gene encoding uncharacterized protein LOC109127321 gives rise to the protein MAEYEASLKFLDGEHQRLRQTSAEHEPMFDSLDLTLKKIKQTLSALSNHLEKRPMQPESSHQALQLPIFIGGDPKQWIARIEAQFVGGECSEKEKLAFVSNFLGGQAKSWFHKEQSWIP